The Medicago truncatula cultivar Jemalong A17 chromosome 4, MtrunA17r5.0-ANR, whole genome shotgun sequence genome includes a region encoding these proteins:
- the LOC11412453 gene encoding E3 ubiquitin-protein ligase SDIR1 has translation MSFAFRGSRGDIENGFSEYVPERTSMRVRPSRPVHSNCLVFLFAVIMIFVILYSPQMLYYFLRWIILSVFVMVTSLRAYAIYLHLQSQARAHAAAASGLLGHAELRVHVPPSIAFATGGRLQGLRLQLALLDRNFNEIDYDTLRVLAFGTPSMSEEEINALPIHKHKVTGPIKDGSTGSTSSSSEAAEIKQDCKGEEGSANDQEDGLTCAICLDQVQRGELVRSLPCLHQFHASCIDQWLRRKRTCPVCKFKMGAGWLSNNACESDDSDIV, from the exons ATGAGTTTTGCTTTTCGAGGGAGTAGGGGAGATATTGAAAACGGATTTTCAGAATATGTTCCTGAGAGAACCTCAATG CGGGTTCGTCCATCTCGGCCAGTCCATAGCAATTGTctggtttttctttttgcag TTATTATGATATTCGTGATATTATACTCCCCTCagatgttatattattttttg CGCTGGATAATACTGTCGGTCTTTGTGATGGTTACAAGTCTGAGGGCGTATGCAATTTATCTGCATCTTCAATCACAGGCCAGGGCTCATGCTGCAGCAGCCTCTGGGTTACTTGGCCATGCTGAATTACGAGTTCACGTGCCACCATCTATTGCATTTGCAACAGGAGGAAGATTGCAGGGACTTAGACTCCAGCTTGCACTTCTTGACCGAAATTTTAATGAGATAG ATTATGACACTTTGAGAGTTCTTGCTTTTGGTACTCCTTCAATGAGTGAGGAGGAGATAAATGCCTTGCCTATTCACAAACATAAAGTTACTGGCCCAATAAA AGATGGCTCCACCGGTTCGACATCCTCTTCTTCAGAGGCAGCTGAG ATTAAACAAGATTGTAAAGGAGAAGAGGGAAGTGCCAATGATCAAGAAGATGGATTGACTTGTGCTATATGCTTGGACCAAGTTCAGAGGGGGGAACTTGTGCGTAGCTTGCCATGCTTGCATCAG TTTCATGCCAGCTGCATTGATCAATGGCTCCGGCGAAAACGAACATGTCCTGTATGCAAATTTAAGATGGGGGCGGGATGGCTAAGTAACAATGCGTGCGAGTCGGATGATTCAGATATTGTGTAG